In the Flavobacterium pallidum genome, one interval contains:
- a CDS encoding outer membrane beta-barrel protein — MKSKFFVLLLLYSAMAMAQSKLSIEAKYPVPVGNNFIGENYKGIAGLGIKYSIKNLPLVDLGISVDASLLNLKKEGAYFPEFDEYLSFKTRLFIIQPRIFAAFKLKNITRLHPEAALGYSFFMANATFDSASGIPDQSSSQSGVNLNIGLAFDVTNRFYLRAGYDFVKITQLDNDAPDTSYNTNIGTVEFGLGIRL, encoded by the coding sequence ATGAAATCAAAATTTTTCGTTCTGCTGCTATTGTATAGCGCAATGGCAATGGCACAATCCAAACTTTCAATCGAGGCAAAATACCCTGTTCCAGTTGGCAACAATTTTATTGGTGAAAATTACAAAGGAATTGCAGGCCTTGGCATTAAATACAGCATCAAGAACCTTCCATTGGTTGATTTAGGTATATCAGTGGATGCGTCGTTATTGAATCTCAAAAAAGAAGGCGCCTATTTTCCCGAGTTTGACGAATATCTTTCATTTAAAACGAGGCTTTTCATCATCCAGCCCAGGATCTTCGCCGCGTTCAAATTAAAAAACATAACCAGGCTCCATCCTGAAGCGGCTCTGGGATATTCTTTTTTTATGGCAAACGCTACGTTTGATTCGGCTTCCGGAATACCGGATCAATCGAGCAGCCAAAGTGGGGTTAACCTGAACATCGGACTCGCCTTTGATGTAACAAATAGGTTTTACCTGCGTGCTGGGTATGATTTCGTAAAAATAACGCAATTGGACAATGATGCCCCGGACACGAGTTACAATACAAATATCGGCACGGTGGAGTTCGGTCTGGGGATCAGGCTGTAA
- the secA gene encoding preprotein translocase subunit SecA, producing the protein MSFINSILKAFVGNKSEKDVKSLQPYLTKIKALEPGLVALSHDELRAKTAEFKQRIKEARSDKDAKIAELKTKVEGIEDIDAKEDLYTDIDALEKEAYEISEKTLLEILPEAFAVVKETAKRFKENTNITVKATPKDRELSAEKAYITLEGDNAIWANSWNAAGKAITWDMIHYDVQLIGGMVLHQGKISEMQTGEGKTLVATLPLYLNALTGNGVHLVTVNDYLAKRDSSWKAPLFEFHGLTVDCIDNHQPNSEGRKKAYDADITYGTNNEFGFDYLRDNMAHSPADLVQRKHNFAIVDEVDSVLIDDARTPLIISGPVPQGDRHEFNELRPKVENLVNLQRQLANGFLAEAKKLIKEGNTKDGGFSLLRAYRSLPKNKALIKFLSEEGIKQLLQKTENQYMADNNRDMHKVDEALYFVIEEKNNQVELTDNGIKFLSGDTDNNFFVLPDIGTEIARIEKMHLEKDKEAEEKEKLFQDFSIKSERIHTLTQLLKAYTLFEKDVEYVIMENKILIVDEQTGRIMDGRRYSDGLHQAIEAKENVTIEAATQTFATVTLQNYFRMYSKLAGMTGTAVTEAGELWEIYKLDVVEIPTNRPMARIDRDDLIYKTTREKFNAVIEDVTQLSAAGRPVLIGTTSVEISELLSRMLKMRGVNHNVLNAKMHKQEAQIVEEAGKPGVVTIATNMAGRGTDIKLTPEVKAAGGLAIIGTERHDSRRVDRQLRGRAGRQGDVGSSQFYVSLEDNLMRLFGSERVAKIMDRMGLKEGEVIQHSMMTKSIERAQKKVEENNFGVRKRLLEYDDVMNAQREVVYKRRRHALHGERLKLDIANMMFDTCELIVANNKAASDFKNFEFELIRYFSITSPVSESEFNQQNETELTAKVYKAAFQYYTEKTERSAREAMPIIANVFENEGNKFERIVVPFTDGIKTLNVVTDLKKAYETQGKQLVSDFEKNITLAIVDEAWKKHLRKMDELKQSVQLAVHEQKDPLLIYKFEAFNLFNNMLNGVNKEVVSFLFKGDLPMQQAPKIEEAREVKQKENYQTSKDEIPNSDQSSAMNREAGQTQQRQVTETIVRDAPKINRNDNVTVKHVMSGKTETMKYKKAESLLTSGEWVIVNE; encoded by the coding sequence ATGAGTTTCATAAACAGCATACTCAAGGCATTCGTAGGAAACAAATCAGAAAAAGACGTAAAGTCCCTACAGCCCTACCTGACTAAAATCAAAGCACTGGAGCCAGGCCTGGTGGCACTTTCGCATGACGAACTGCGTGCTAAAACTGCTGAATTCAAGCAGCGCATTAAAGAGGCCCGATCAGATAAAGATGCTAAAATTGCCGAACTTAAAACCAAAGTGGAGGGAATTGAGGATATCGATGCCAAAGAGGACCTCTATACTGATATCGATGCGCTTGAAAAAGAAGCTTATGAAATTTCTGAGAAAACATTATTGGAAATCCTTCCGGAAGCTTTTGCAGTGGTTAAGGAAACCGCGAAAAGATTCAAGGAAAACACCAATATTACGGTAAAAGCAACCCCGAAAGACCGTGAACTTTCTGCTGAAAAAGCATACATCACCCTTGAAGGCGATAATGCCATCTGGGCCAATTCCTGGAATGCGGCCGGAAAGGCCATCACCTGGGACATGATTCACTACGATGTCCAATTGATCGGCGGTATGGTACTGCATCAGGGGAAAATCTCTGAAATGCAGACTGGGGAAGGAAAGACGCTCGTAGCAACACTTCCATTATATTTAAACGCACTCACCGGAAATGGCGTACACCTGGTAACCGTCAACGATTACCTTGCCAAGCGTGACAGCAGCTGGAAGGCACCATTGTTTGAGTTCCACGGACTTACAGTGGATTGTATCGACAACCACCAGCCAAACTCGGAAGGCAGGAAAAAAGCCTACGATGCCGATATTACTTATGGTACCAACAACGAATTCGGTTTTGATTACCTAAGGGATAATATGGCGCATTCACCGGCAGATTTAGTACAGCGTAAACATAATTTCGCGATTGTCGATGAGGTGGATTCCGTATTGATTGATGACGCAAGGACACCATTGATTATCTCTGGGCCGGTACCACAGGGCGATCGTCATGAGTTTAATGAATTGCGCCCCAAAGTGGAGAACCTGGTAAATCTTCAAAGGCAGCTTGCCAATGGTTTTTTAGCAGAAGCCAAAAAATTGATAAAGGAAGGCAATACCAAAGACGGCGGATTTTCTTTGTTAAGGGCTTACAGGAGTTTGCCTAAAAATAAAGCACTGATAAAATTCTTAAGTGAAGAAGGCATCAAGCAACTGCTGCAAAAGACCGAAAACCAATATATGGCGGACAACAACCGCGACATGCATAAGGTTGACGAAGCATTGTATTTTGTAATCGAGGAAAAAAACAACCAGGTTGAGCTTACGGACAATGGGATCAAATTCCTTTCCGGAGATACAGACAACAACTTTTTCGTACTTCCGGATATCGGGACCGAAATCGCGCGCATCGAAAAAATGCACCTTGAAAAAGACAAAGAGGCCGAAGAAAAGGAAAAACTGTTCCAGGATTTCAGCATCAAAAGTGAGCGTATCCATACATTGACACAGCTTTTGAAAGCTTATACGCTTTTCGAAAAAGATGTGGAGTACGTTATCATGGAAAATAAAATCCTTATCGTAGACGAGCAAACCGGCCGTATTATGGACGGACGCCGTTATTCAGACGGGTTGCACCAGGCGATTGAGGCAAAGGAAAATGTGACGATTGAAGCCGCTACGCAGACTTTTGCAACAGTGACACTTCAAAATTATTTCAGGATGTATAGCAAACTGGCCGGTATGACCGGTACGGCTGTGACTGAAGCAGGCGAGCTTTGGGAGATATACAAACTTGACGTAGTGGAAATCCCAACCAACAGGCCAATGGCAAGGATTGACCGCGACGACTTGATTTACAAAACCACACGCGAGAAATTCAATGCTGTCATTGAAGATGTCACCCAGCTTTCAGCAGCGGGAAGGCCGGTACTGATCGGTACGACTTCTGTCGAAATATCGGAATTGCTGAGCCGTATGCTGAAAATGCGCGGCGTGAACCACAACGTATTGAACGCGAAAATGCACAAGCAGGAAGCGCAAATCGTGGAAGAAGCCGGAAAACCAGGCGTGGTAACCATCGCTACGAATATGGCCGGCCGTGGTACCGATATCAAGCTGACTCCCGAAGTGAAAGCGGCAGGAGGTTTGGCCATCATCGGTACAGAGCGCCACGATTCACGCCGTGTGGACCGCCAGTTGCGTGGTCGTGCCGGTCGTCAGGGAGACGTGGGTAGCTCGCAGTTTTATGTGTCTTTGGAAGACAATCTGATGCGTTTGTTCGGATCGGAAAGGGTAGCGAAAATCATGGACCGTATGGGATTGAAGGAAGGGGAAGTGATCCAGCATTCAATGATGACCAAATCCATCGAGCGTGCACAGAAAAAAGTCGAAGAAAACAACTTCGGTGTGCGTAAAAGGCTTTTGGAATATGATGACGTCATGAACGCACAACGTGAAGTCGTTTACAAAAGAAGGCGCCATGCATTGCACGGTGAAAGGCTGAAACTGGACATCGCAAACATGATGTTCGACACCTGTGAACTGATTGTTGCCAATAATAAGGCTGCTTCCGATTTCAAGAATTTTGAATTCGAGCTGATCCGTTATTTCTCCATCACATCTCCTGTATCTGAAAGCGAATTCAACCAACAGAATGAAACGGAACTGACGGCAAAAGTCTACAAAGCTGCTTTTCAATATTATACTGAAAAGACGGAACGCAGCGCACGTGAAGCCATGCCGATCATTGCCAATGTTTTCGAAAATGAAGGCAATAAATTTGAGCGTATCGTAGTGCCTTTCACTGATGGTATTAAAACATTGAATGTGGTGACCGACCTTAAGAAAGCATACGAAACACAAGGAAAACAACTGGTCAGCGATTTCGAGAAAAATATTACACTTGCGATTGTAGACGAAGCCTGGAAAAAACACCTCCGTAAAATGGACGAGTTGAAACAATCAGTGCAATTGGCTGTCCATGAACAAAAAGATCCATTGTTGATTTACAAATTTGAAGCCTTCAACCTGTTCAACAATATGCTCAATGGTGTCAATAAGGAAGTGGTATCATTCCTGTTCAAAGGCGATCTGCCGATGCAGCAGGCTCCTAAAATCGAGGAAGCCCGTGAAGTAAAGCAGAAGGAAAACTACCAGACTTCGAAAGATGAAATCCCTAATAGCGACCAATCTTCCGCCATGAACCGCGAAGCCGGGCAAACGCAGCAACGCCAGGTTACCGAAACAATCGTACGCGATGCCCCGAAAATCAACAGGAATGACAACGTTACCGTCAAACACGTGATGAGCGGCAAGACCGAAACCATGAAGTACAAGAAAGCCGAATCGCTGCTGACTTCAGGCGAGTGGGTCATCGTAAACGAATAA
- a CDS encoding DUF2795 domain-containing protein yields MYWTLELASYLSDAPWPATKDELIDYAIRAGAPLEVVENLQSIEDEGEIYESMEEIWPDYPTDEDYLWNEDEY; encoded by the coding sequence ATGTATTGGACATTAGAATTGGCATCTTATTTAAGCGATGCGCCATGGCCGGCTACCAAAGATGAACTTATCGATTACGCGATCCGCGCGGGAGCACCGCTTGAAGTTGTAGAGAACCTGCAATCAATTGAAGACGAAGGCGAGATATATGAATCAATGGAAGAAATATGGCCTGATTATCCTACCGACGAAGATTATCTTTGGAACGAGGACGAATATTAA
- a CDS encoding cob(I)yrinic acid a,c-diamide adenosyltransferase, translating to MKVYTKTGDKGTTALFGGTRVPKDHIRIESYGTIDELNSYIGLVRDQEIGTTYKNILIEVQDRLFTIGAILATPPEKEVMKNGELRLQNLGLEEKDIELLENEIDSMESTLPQMTHFVLPGGHTTVSYCHIARCVCRRAERLAVHLSHNEPVPELAIKYLNRLSDYLFVLARKLTTDLGAEEVKWIPRK from the coding sequence ATGAAAGTATACACCAAAACCGGCGACAAAGGCACCACGGCGCTTTTCGGAGGAACCCGCGTCCCGAAAGACCACATCCGTATTGAAAGTTATGGCACGATCGACGAACTGAATTCTTACATCGGACTGGTCCGCGACCAGGAAATAGGGACAACTTATAAAAACATCCTGATTGAAGTTCAGGACAGATTGTTCACCATTGGCGCCATTCTGGCCACGCCGCCTGAAAAAGAAGTCATGAAAAACGGGGAATTGCGCCTGCAAAATCTAGGCTTGGAAGAAAAAGACATCGAATTGCTTGAAAACGAGATTGATTCCATGGAAAGCACTTTGCCTCAGATGACGCATTTCGTACTACCAGGCGGGCACACCACCGTGTCATATTGTCATATTGCTCGTTGCGTATGCCGCCGTGCTGAAAGGTTGGCAGTCCATTTAAGCCATAACGAACCTGTTCCTGAACTGGCTATCAAATATCTGAACCGACTTTCCGATTATCTTTTCGTTCTGGCACGGAAATTGACAACCGACCTGGGCGCTGAAGAAGTGAAATGGATTCCCAGGAAGTAA
- a CDS encoding ABC transporter ATP-binding protein produces MAQPLISIKDITRDFTLGNEIVYVLKGIDLEINKGEYVALMGPSGSGKSTLMNLLGCLDTPTSGTYILNGKNVSHMGDDELAEIRNKEIGFVFQTFNLLPRTTALDNVALPMIYAGYSKADRHKRAKEVLTQVNLADRMDHQPNQLSGGQRQRVAIARALVNTPSIILADEPTGNLDSKTSVEIMKLFGEIHKNGNTVILVTHEEDIAAYAHRVIRLRDGVIESDTLK; encoded by the coding sequence ATGGCACAACCATTAATAAGCATCAAAGACATAACAAGGGATTTCACGCTTGGCAATGAAATCGTATATGTACTTAAAGGTATCGACCTCGAAATTAATAAAGGGGAATATGTTGCATTGATGGGGCCATCCGGGTCCGGAAAATCTACATTGATGAATCTTTTGGGCTGTTTGGACACGCCAACATCCGGCACCTATATCCTTAATGGGAAAAATGTGAGCCATATGGGAGATGATGAACTGGCTGAAATCCGGAACAAGGAAATCGGGTTTGTATTCCAGACCTTTAATTTACTGCCAAGGACCACTGCGCTCGACAATGTGGCGTTACCGATGATTTATGCCGGTTATTCAAAAGCCGACCGCCATAAGCGCGCTAAAGAAGTCCTGACACAGGTAAACCTTGCCGACAGGATGGACCACCAGCCCAACCAGCTTTCAGGCGGGCAACGCCAGCGGGTTGCGATTGCAAGGGCACTGGTCAATACGCCCTCGATCATTCTTGCCGATGAGCCCACGGGAAACCTCGACAGTAAAACTTCAGTGGAAATCATGAAGCTTTTCGGTGAAATCCATAAAAACGGAAACACCGTTATCTTAGTCACACACGAAGAAGACATTGCTGCTTATGCGCATCGGGTCATCCGTTTGCGTGACGGGGTGATTGAAAGCGACACGCTAAAATAA
- a CDS encoding RCC1 domain-containing protein translates to MKQLLLKTLLISIIGMPLKAQCWKSVSPGVYHTMGVKDDGTLWGWGGNTNGLLGDGTTIERVYPVKIGTENNWDVVSAGGSHSLALKNDGTLWSWGYNGYGELGDGTFTNKSMPTQIGTDNDWAMISATYWSNMAIKDNGTLWGWGHNVTYGQLGDGTMYNKEIPIQIGTDNNWEFVSAGPGHTVAIKKNGTLWMWGNNEHGEFGNGNNVSSIVPIQIGAGSDWLEALSGEFHTVALKQDGTLWSAGFNADGRLGLGTNTETNILTQVGTDYDWQSIGIGKSNTLAIKQDGSLWACGYNYNGLLGDGTNAEKKVMTRIGTDNDWVFADTGEFHTIALRENHAMSAWGDNFYGQLGNGSHVPSFFPVNYTCITLGNAVANELENIYLFPNPSHDIVYFSNAAGDFIETVMVFDAFGKKIAEQNKNNSAVDVSKFSSGVYFIRLTADGKSKNFKFVKD, encoded by the coding sequence ATGAAGCAACTTTTACTTAAAACATTATTGATATCCATTATCGGAATGCCGCTGAAAGCACAATGCTGGAAATCGGTCTCCCCAGGTGTTTATCATACCATGGGCGTAAAAGATGACGGGACGTTATGGGGCTGGGGAGGCAATACCAATGGGCTTTTAGGTGATGGTACCACCATCGAGAGGGTTTACCCTGTCAAAATCGGTACAGAAAACAATTGGGATGTGGTTTCCGCAGGCGGTTCACATTCCCTGGCGCTGAAAAATGATGGTACATTGTGGAGCTGGGGTTATAACGGTTATGGTGAACTCGGTGACGGCACTTTTACCAATAAGAGTATGCCTACCCAAATTGGCACAGATAATGACTGGGCAATGATTTCTGCAACATACTGGTCAAACATGGCGATCAAGGATAATGGTACGCTCTGGGGCTGGGGACATAATGTAACTTATGGGCAGCTTGGAGACGGGACCATGTACAACAAAGAAATTCCGATCCAGATCGGTACGGATAATAACTGGGAGTTTGTCTCTGCCGGTCCCGGGCACACCGTAGCCATCAAAAAGAATGGTACCTTATGGATGTGGGGAAATAATGAACACGGGGAATTTGGGAACGGGAACAACGTATCCAGTATTGTCCCTATACAAATAGGTGCCGGGAGTGACTGGCTGGAGGCATTATCTGGTGAATTCCATACCGTGGCACTCAAGCAGGATGGTACACTTTGGTCTGCCGGATTCAATGCTGACGGCAGGTTGGGCTTGGGCACTAACACTGAAACCAACATATTGACACAGGTGGGTACCGATTATGATTGGCAATCGATAGGGATAGGAAAATCAAATACGCTGGCCATCAAACAGGACGGATCATTGTGGGCCTGTGGTTATAATTATAACGGGCTTTTAGGTGATGGTACCAATGCTGAGAAAAAAGTCATGACCAGGATAGGTACCGACAATGATTGGGTGTTTGCCGATACGGGAGAATTTCACACGATTGCTTTAAGGGAAAACCATGCCATGTCGGCCTGGGGAGATAATTTCTATGGGCAATTGGGCAATGGTTCTCACGTGCCGTCATTTTTTCCTGTAAATTATACGTGCATTACATTAGGAAATGCAGTTGCCAATGAATTGGAAAACATTTATTTATTCCCAAACCCGTCACATGATATCGTTTATTTTAGCAATGCCGCCGGTGATTTTATCGAAACAGTAATGGTTTTTGATGCTTTTGGCAAAAAGATAGCGGAACAAAATAAAAATAATTCCGCCGTCGATGTCAGCAAATTCTCCTCAGGAGTTTATTTTATCAGATTGACCGCTGATGGTAAATCCAAAAACTTCAAATTTGTAAAGGATTAA
- a CDS encoding O-methyltransferase, translating to MIFQVKSYLKFLWKSTNEHGVHSPFVFSLVTKCFYCGKHDVEYGILREFRKSLVNNHQIIDVTDFGVGSKVFRSDQRTIAAIAKNAGISAKRAELLFRISKYFQPKNILEIGSSIGLATSALAAASPHAKITTLEGCPETAAVAKKQFEKFGFRNIDVLIGEFEDSFASLQSVRPNWDLVYFDGNHTSEATLQYFDILLPTVTNNSVWIFDDIHWSADMESAWEMIKEHPKVTVSIDTFQWGIVFFRKEQEKEDFIIRI from the coding sequence ATCATATTTCAGGTAAAATCATATTTAAAATTCCTTTGGAAATCGACGAATGAACACGGGGTACATTCCCCTTTTGTGTTCAGTTTGGTGACCAAATGTTTTTATTGCGGGAAGCATGATGTGGAATATGGCATTTTAAGAGAATTCCGCAAATCACTTGTAAACAATCACCAAATCATTGATGTTACTGATTTTGGGGTGGGATCCAAAGTGTTCCGATCCGACCAACGAACAATTGCAGCGATTGCAAAAAACGCCGGGATTTCGGCAAAGCGGGCCGAACTGCTTTTTCGGATTTCAAAATATTTTCAGCCAAAAAACATATTGGAAATAGGCAGTTCAATTGGGTTGGCTACATCGGCATTAGCTGCTGCAAGTCCGCACGCCAAAATAACCACGCTCGAAGGCTGCCCTGAAACGGCTGCGGTTGCAAAAAAACAATTTGAAAAATTTGGTTTCAGAAACATTGATGTACTCATTGGTGAGTTTGAAGATTCTTTCGCATCATTGCAATCTGTGAGGCCCAACTGGGACTTAGTTTACTTCGACGGTAACCACACCAGCGAAGCTACTTTACAGTACTTTGACATTTTATTGCCAACGGTTACGAATAATTCGGTTTGGATTTTTGATGACATCCATTGGTCAGCAGATATGGAGTCGGCATGGGAAATGATTAAGGAACATCCGAAAGTGACGGTTTCAATTGATACCTTCCAATGGGGAATTGTATTTTTCAGGAAGGAACAGGAGAAAGAGGATTTTATAATCAGGATCTGA
- a CDS encoding ABC-F family ATP-binding cassette domain-containing protein, producing MNYLSVENISKSFGERVLFENISFGINKDQKIAFIAKNGTGKTTIMNIINGIDEPDSGKVVMRKEIKMAFLSQVPDLQDELTIEESIFASDNPILKVIEEYEQALENPADEEAYQRAFDKMDQFNAWDFETQFKQILFKLKLEDFKLKVKSLSGGQKKRLSLAIILINRPDLLILDEPTNHLDLEMIEWLESYFAKENITLFMVTHDRFFLERVCNEIIELDNGKLYQYKGNYSYYLEKKEQRITSENASIDKAQNLFVKELDWMRRQPKARTTKSKSRQDDFYVIKEKAQSRRKENQVELEINMERMGSKVIEMHKLVKKFKDKVILDSFSYDFQRGERVGIIGKNGTGKSTFLNLLTGTIAPDAGKVVTGDTIKIGYYTQSGINPKPGQKVIDIIKEYGEYIPLMKGRTISAGQLLERFLFDRKKQHDYVEKLSGGELKRLYLCTVLIQNPNFLILDEPTNDLDIVTLNVLENFLLDYPGCLIVVSHDRYFMDKIVDHLFIFRGEGQIEDFPGNYSDFRSYEDSIEPTKKELNSVNTEKNSWKQQQVQSGLSFAEQKEFQKTEREIKDLEFEKSNIEKQFADASIADADIEKKASELQAIIKKLEAKEERWFELSAKMEG from the coding sequence GTGAATTATTTATCAGTAGAAAATATCTCTAAGTCGTTTGGCGAGCGCGTATTGTTTGAAAACATCTCCTTCGGCATCAATAAAGACCAGAAAATTGCATTCATCGCAAAGAACGGTACCGGGAAAACGACCATCATGAACATCATCAACGGCATCGACGAACCCGATTCCGGTAAAGTGGTGATGCGCAAGGAAATCAAGATGGCATTCCTGTCGCAGGTCCCTGATTTACAGGATGAACTAACGATTGAAGAAAGTATTTTCGCTTCGGACAACCCGATATTGAAAGTGATCGAGGAATACGAACAAGCGTTGGAAAACCCCGCTGATGAAGAAGCTTACCAACGCGCTTTTGATAAGATGGACCAGTTCAACGCCTGGGATTTTGAAACACAGTTCAAGCAAATCCTGTTCAAACTCAAATTAGAGGATTTTAAGCTTAAGGTCAAAAGCCTTTCCGGTGGCCAGAAAAAACGGCTGTCGCTGGCGATTATCCTGATCAACAGGCCCGATTTGCTGATCCTTGATGAGCCAACGAACCACCTTGACCTGGAAATGATCGAATGGCTGGAAAGTTATTTTGCGAAAGAAAACATCACCTTGTTCATGGTCACGCACGACCGGTTTTTCCTCGAACGTGTGTGCAATGAAATCATTGAGCTGGACAATGGGAAATTATACCAGTACAAAGGCAATTATTCTTATTATTTAGAGAAAAAGGAACAGCGCATCACATCTGAAAATGCGAGTATTGACAAGGCGCAGAACCTCTTCGTAAAGGAACTTGACTGGATGCGCAGGCAGCCAAAGGCACGTACTACGAAATCCAAATCCCGCCAAGACGATTTCTATGTGATCAAGGAAAAAGCCCAAAGCCGCCGGAAAGAGAACCAGGTCGAGCTTGAAATCAATATGGAGCGTATGGGCAGCAAGGTGATAGAGATGCACAAGCTCGTGAAGAAATTTAAGGACAAAGTGATCCTTGACAGCTTCAGTTACGACTTCCAGAGGGGCGAGCGTGTGGGCATCATCGGAAAAAACGGTACGGGAAAATCGACATTCCTGAACCTGCTCACCGGAACGATTGCGCCTGATGCAGGGAAAGTAGTGACCGGAGATACCATCAAAATCGGATATTACACCCAAAGCGGCATCAACCCAAAACCGGGGCAGAAAGTGATTGACATCATCAAGGAATACGGCGAATACATCCCGCTCATGAAAGGCAGGACGATTTCTGCAGGGCAATTGCTGGAGCGCTTCCTTTTTGACAGGAAGAAGCAGCATGATTATGTCGAGAAGCTCAGCGGCGGGGAATTGAAAAGATTGTATTTGTGCACCGTTTTGATTCAGAATCCAAATTTCCTGATTTTGGATGAGCCTACAAATGACCTTGATATTGTCACGCTGAATGTCCTTGAAAACTTCCTGCTCGATTATCCGGGCTGCCTGATCGTGGTATCGCACGACCGTTATTTTATGGATAAGATTGTGGACCACCTATTCATTTTCAGGGGGGAAGGACAGATTGAGGATTTCCCGGGGAATTACTCAGATTTCAGGAGTTATGAGGACAGTATTGAACCGACAAAAAAAGAACTGAATTCCGTAAACACCGAGAAAAATTCCTGGAAACAGCAACAGGTCCAAAGCGGATTGTCATTTGCGGAGCAGAAGGAATTCCAGAAAACAGAACGCGAAATCAAGGATCTCGAATTTGAGAAATCCAATATAGAAAAACAATTTGCAGACGCTAGTATCGCAGATGCCGATATAGAGAAAAAAGCCTCCGAACTGCAGGCCATTATCAAGAAACTGGAAGCAAAGGAAGAACGCTGGTTTGAACTGAGCGCCAAAATGGAAGGTTAG
- a CDS encoding DUF2490 domain-containing protein: MRQKFSFFLPILVFLFSPIVLAQNTRLSTHNNIGWYGATGNFRLDEKWGFIAEYQWRRDNFITDKQQNMIRISGTYQVHPRVQFRVGYAWAQTFPYGEIPINRYGKDYHEHRAFEMITITDKLSILSLLHRFTLEQRWVGRYTSADLSHEDQFPYRNRFRYMFRMACPLKGESIVDKTSYLVLFNELSVNFGKNVNENVFDQNRLGLLFGHRFNRGFSIEAGYISQILEYGREIDGRNVFQYNNGVMANAIFNFDLSKKSGK; this comes from the coding sequence ATGCGTCAGAAATTTTCTTTCTTTTTACCGATTTTAGTTTTCCTGTTTTCACCCATTGTCCTCGCACAGAATACAAGGTTAAGCACCCATAATAATATTGGGTGGTATGGCGCTACAGGCAATTTCAGGCTTGATGAAAAATGGGGCTTTATTGCGGAATACCAATGGCGTCGCGACAACTTCATCACAGACAAACAGCAAAACATGATCCGTATTTCAGGAACTTATCAGGTACATCCAAGGGTGCAATTCCGGGTGGGTTATGCCTGGGCGCAGACTTTCCCTTATGGCGAAATACCGATCAACCGCTACGGAAAGGATTATCACGAACACCGCGCTTTTGAAATGATCACCATTACCGATAAATTGTCAATCCTGTCACTTTTACATCGTTTTACGCTGGAACAACGCTGGGTGGGCCGCTATACCAGTGCCGACCTTAGCCATGAGGACCAGTTCCCGTACAGGAACCGTTTCCGGTACATGTTCAGGATGGCGTGCCCGTTAAAAGGCGAATCGATTGTCGATAAAACGTCTTATCTGGTATTGTTTAATGAGCTTTCAGTCAATTTCGGGAAGAATGTGAATGAAAATGTATTCGACCAAAACAGGCTGGGGCTGCTTTTCGGGCACCGTTTCAACAGGGGCTTCAGCATTGAAGCAGGCTACATCAGCCAAATCCTGGAATATGGCCGCGAGATTGACGGCCGCAATGTTTTCCAGTACAACAACGGGGTCATGGCCAATGCGATTTTTAATTTTGATTTGAGTAAGAAAAGTGGCAAGTAG